ccgatccctgaaatatttatgaatgtaatgtaatatttttcattccctatgttccttaatgtatataaactaacatgtctaagtttcatttcaatcgctctactggatctgaagttgtgaacccaaatgtgaagaagcaagaactgattttggaattcctcagacaatcttagaaatatttgttcgaacacttttaggGCCTTATTGAAATGGTCCCCTtctaccccgtacaatgttggcatgtccAATATGctaatcttcaccatatcttctcccaacattgtttggtggggaaaggggagggggcatgcataagatgaacattgagacaacactattataattcttagtttccagtgactcatatagcgtgcgcactatgctaagaagaacataggaattacagtgggtgttcgaacacattttttccgggattgtagtgTCTTGCATCCTCTTGCTGAAACTTGTCCGCTGTCCGATATAATAGCAGGAATACGTGCAGAGAGAGCATGATAAAAATGCATGTTGGCAGCAATTATTTATGGTCATACATGTTGTTGTGATCAGTGATCACGGTAGATTGCCGAATAGAAGCAAGTATTAACCGTcttaaaggcaaaaaaaaaaagcagtgtCGCAATTTACTGACGGAATGAATACAAAAGTTTGGTCGCTACTCGCGCTCGGCGAATCGCATGTAGCATTTCAGACATGGGCGGTTTATAGTAAACCATTATTCGTCTCTTTGTCGAATTCATAACGAATGTATAATGACGTGTTTATCTTCTGTACGTCAAAGGATCCtgcaacagcaacagcaacaaaatgaaaaaaaaagatataatcTAGAATGAGGTTGATACATAACAATGATGttatcgatgatgatgatgatgatgatgatgatgatgatgatgatgatgatgatgatgatgatgatgataatgacttTAACCGTGCACTATGATAATAACCATCATCAAAGTGTCAGTGTCAGCCCAGCGGGTAAGTTACCTGATGAAGTCttatggtttcagacgcaacgtatcaagttgcaaaaaatgtaagttccagtatttgatttaattcaaaaccatTATTGTTATGCTCACCGTACTGGTGACGAtgacaataatgataaaaatgtgaATACAAAGAATTGAGTGTTTGGTGCACTGGTACCAAAAACCAAACTTGCATATACTTGCACCAAAATCTCACGAATCATTCTTACCCTCGGTGTAAAGTACACATCATAAGGGTTGTAGGTGACAGCTGTCTCTCTTCCATAACGCAAAGGAGCACGGGGATCTATTTGCGGCACACGTCGATTCAAGACGCAACAGCACCCGATAACGATAGTGATAAACAGAATAAATATTAACACACCGCCCCCTACTGATATGCCAACGATAGCTTCGACTGATAATcctgaaaagaaatgaaaagttTTATTAAAACTGAGAGGTCTGgagttcaagtccccgcacagtcAGGTTTTTTACACTGATatgtctgcctatgcatgtcatttttccatttgtaaattcatgacTTGTTTGATTGTCAGTGGCGgcgccaaaaatatttttttcggaggggtggcattgagggggcaaagtgaatttcagtgggggggtgcaaaatcaaccaattttggtttttactggggggcaacaggggagtGACGAGAGTTCTGACGGGGGGCACTGTTGATTGTGCTAACTAGtgtgcgtaattcttctttcccctgtatattgatatattaagaataacgattaagcatcattgatttgatctcgtgcgctagtttttaatgtttgaatgtttttatgttccagtgtatgatgcgtaagcctctccCCTTGTTTGTATTCTTAAGTATCAATACTCTGTATTCTATTGCATTGGTTCCTGGTCATGGTTGTAATGATTAAATCATGGCTAATACTTCCGCTAGCGTGTTTTGTCGTTCGTAGCGATTTTCAATTATCTGACATAGCATTCAGATTAGGTTCTCAACAGCTGTGATTATCCGCTCAATTgacagtcgtcttagggcatttaaatgaaggcacttaatttaatgcccacgtgaccacatgggcgcagacattacatcgtctagacaggatgtctggaaaagtgacctttggcacagcaggggccttcctgtgtatttcaattggaaacgcgggatgcatgtccaaattttctagcaaatttgtcattttttggcaactttgtagtattattgtaagagtttccgtcgataacttttttccgTCGACCAAAACTTTTAGTTCTTGAGCACATATATACTGACCACTTGGTgatcttggtatggcggcgcccatgggtcacgtgggcattaagtttagtgccttttatttaatatcCTATGGTAACTGATTGATACATATCAATATTTTCTTCCGTTGCGGTAAATTGTAGTTGCCGAGGAATATTAGTCACTGCGTCTGACACAAGTGTGGATTCGACAAGTAATTGTCTTTTGGTTCCTCTGCCAAACGTGGCACGTTTTCCACgtgttttgcttgtttttttttttatgtaagtCGATTACTGCCCACCCCAAGTACTTACCACTGGTTCGTCTACCACTATCATCATCGAGGATTACAACGGTAGCTTCATCTGGATTGGCCACCCTCCCATCAGTCACACTCACGATCCTTACATAGAATTCCTCATTATTCTCACTCAACTCATCATCAAGGATAGTCACGATAAATGTCGCTTGTGCCTCAGAGGCTTCAAATTCCACTATATGGTTGGATATAGGGGTATAGTCCTGGGTTGCAAGAGCGTCTCCTTTAAAGGGTATGGTTTCGACTCCTAGGTGGACAAAGACATAACTGATTTAAATTACGTTTTAATTTCACTGGTCGTGTCCAGAGGGGCGGAAAGTTTGACGTGTTGTATAATAAAGGCGTCGTCATCCCAAGCGCCACATCATTGGAGTGTATACCGGAAGTGCTGACTAGCAAAGTCTTTCATAACTTAAGTTTAAATTAATATCGTATTAATATTGTTAAACCGGGTTcttaaataccgtaaaacctcgtctgcaACCacatagagtgcttctgatgaatgCTAAATTAATCCcggtgccattatggagtttgagcaaataaatgacagatccaagcatatacgaacaagtattattgtaagaccaatcttttgtattggcatatttacgctagtttcgtatgaacttagctttcatcaaaaacactatgtttgtagacgaggttttacgttaTACGTTTATATTAGACCCAGGTCAATGACGAAAAATCGTGTCCACTTCATCATTTCAATTGCCCGGTTCAATTGACACTCCCTCTTTTGCGGTACGCCAACTCGAATTTCTTTAGGGGACGAGACTCCAAGTATGTCCAAACGGGTTTGAATCCCTAAATTACACCTTAAAGTTCAACATCCATATGGACACGACCAGTCATAGTTCTGTCCTGCTTAGATCTGCTATGGCCATCCTTCCATTGTGTTGATCTCTCATAATATTGCAATTTGATTTCGTAATGGACTGAAATGACCAGAGAGGTTACACGTACAACATCTTAACCCCAAAAATGTAATATGAAAGTCATTGTAATCAAACTACTGTTCTCCTAATTTAATGCAAACAGATTGAGTACACATACGTGCTTCAGCTGCCTCGATAATGCTGCCTTCTCGTTCAATAGTGATGGTCACAGATTGACCAGGTTCTGGTACTTCATACCGGCTACTTCCAAAGCGATATCCACCTGAAATTTAATCAGTACATATTGCATTGAGTTATCAAAACACTACTGATCTGCTTACATTTAGAACTGGGTAGTGAACCATTGTAATGATCCGGCCTTTGGTGGGGACAGCTGACGGTCATTTTTACTGTGAGCCATAAATGCGAAATAACTCGCAGTCAGTTTCCCAAAGAGCAGGGTGATAACCACAGACTTCCCAATCCATCGACGATGCTGATGGATATTTACAACCTTAGTACAGACATGATGTGCCGCATTGTAACACCCATGGAGAAAATCACCTGAATCTGATATCCATATATAACAGTGCCCAACTTACACACGACATTATCTTGGGAAAATGTGTTATACAtaaaaacatctcaaaaaaagtaactaaccccccttagataatgaccattattcaaattgtgattgtattacaaatctgtaaaatgcgttggaagcagaatttacttctccgcattttgacacctcatttgttgcaattgactaaatattgacgtcacagcgtacatttaaatcaatgtaacccaagatttgaaagtaaattgtattgattttgtacaatggaaggaaatctgagtaatgatatctaagtgtttttgtattgtttgcaagtgcaactttcaaatctggacctcgctatataaataaactgatgttttattgTTTCTGGGCTatagtatcaaatgaggtgtcaaaatgcacagaaataagTTCTGCTCtcaacgcattttacaaatttgtaatacaatagcccgtttttgaataatgaccaatATTTGAGGGGGGTTAGTTACTGAAGTGTAATCCAGTAATTACAtacaacttaagggggtactacacccctgtggtaaattcgtgactatttttgcatttttctcaaaaaataataccacactggtaacaaaagttatgtatactattggggcaaggaatccaattactacactgaaatttcagtgactcaagacaagcggttcagtttatatgataggaaatgtggTACATTcgagcggtacctcttttcttatcataaataacgaaccgcttgttttggtcactgaaattcagtgtaataattgaattccttcctataatatacataacttttgtaaccactgttttattagtttttgagaaaaatgcaaaaatagacacaaatatatcgaggggtgtagtacccccttaaaaagcaGGATATATATGGCAATTTAAAAAGACTAAAAAATGTTCGCCTGTGTCATTAAATTTAACTTGTAAAGCAAAAGTTCCAAGGATTGGATGTCAGAATTGAAATATTTTATACTGGCAAAATGTCCctaaactaaactgagctcaaaaagaaacttataatttttcacaaggtcatatcttgaaatcctgtccatcaaattgaaccaaaattacacacagatttacttcaatactctactcttaacacatgtcagtaaccaagcagttatccaactgacacaacagcaaaatgcactgacatgggacagcttcctggaccacattcacagcccagccctgtttcattaaaaaagtgtatgaaaagcagaaagaagcaccgttttatcatctgtgcaaggatcttgtgtgcattctcacagatttttttgggggctgtgaaagtgaaggaagtccaggaagctgtcccatgacagtgcattttgctgttgtgtcagttggacaactgcttggttactgacatgtgttttgagtagagtattaaggtaatcctgtgtgtaattttggttcattttgattgatagTAATTTAAGTGTAATTATAGATAAGGACCACACGGTCGACGGAAGAAGGGGGTCAGCAAAATTCACTCATATTGGGTCTGTGACATTCCTATGACAAACTCATTCTCCCAGTGTAGTAAAGAAATCACAGTGTTTTTACTTTTAGAAAAAAGCTAAATTAAAAATTAtgcatatttcaccaattttgtcTGGCTTACAAATACATGTTTCTTAACATTTCGGTCTGCCATTCCTTTCTTCTTTCAGATTTCGTACTAACATTATAAAATGAGATTGTCAATAGAGTTATCTTGATAATAtctgaaatatgaaatattagtgtttctaattttggaaaaaaagtgtGATGCATTTTCCCTAAAACGTGATTTTTTGGCCCAAAAGGGATAAATTTGGATGCTCATTTTTTTGGTTGGACAGCGACTTCAAAGAAACCTTTTATTATGGGTACAATCAACACACTTTGGCCCCACataagcaaaaataaaaacattgtgtTCTGGCTTGCTGATGCTAgaaacactacaacaatgtttgcATTGTTTACAAACTAAATGTTCCATTTAGTGTGTATTAGGCAAGAACTATATGGTCGACGGAAGAAGGGGGTCAGCAAAATCCACTCATATTAAGTCTGTCACATTACTATGATGAACTTATTCTCCCAATGCAGTAAAACAATCACAGTGTTTCTAGTTTAAGAAAAAAAGCTTAATTAAAAAAATGCATAGTTCACCAATTTTTTTCCGGCTTACTAAAAATACACGTTTCTTAACATAAATCATTGGTCTCCTGTTCCTTTCTTCTTCCAGATTTCGTACTATGAGATTGTCAATAGAGTTATCTTGATAATATCTGAAATATGAAATATCagtatttctaattttggatctaattttaaatcacattttccctaaaacatgattttttggccCAAAAGGATAAATTTGGATGCTCATTTTTTTGGTTGGACATCAACTTCAAAGGAACCTTTTATTATAATGTATATGTACAATAAACACAATTTGCACCCACATAAGCAAAAATAGAAACACTGTGGCTTGTTGATGCTACAAACACTACAACAACTTGAATGTTTGTATTGTTTATAAACTCAATATTCCCTTTTAACGGGCATGGGAATAGATTTTTTTCAAGAACTTCAGTAAACATAAACTTAGGAATAGAGATGGTTGCTTGGAGAATTGCTCAGCCCCTATAATGATTTTGGTCGGGTAAGGCCAATACctgtttttgtcagttttttaaaccggcaaaaatgccaaaacttttaaagtcagtcaaatattaacacagaaagctcataaacagtaacacacaacttaaACTAATGAATCATTAAACATATTTTTGTCTCGTCAAGATCTTTAAAAGCAAAACGTTTAGAATTTGATATGACACTTTCAGGTAAGTGCCGGCACTACGAGAGCAATGAAAaaccatgcctttaatttcttaatatgtcatgtataattgcaaaatctggcctgattacactcaggaaattatttttgctaCTTCATAATTAGTTTTGAGATGAAAACAGTAAATTATTTATcactttttttagtttgtcatttttgtcggcaaaaatgtttttgccaagcggaAAAAACCGTGGTTAAAACCATAGTTTTTtttcacctgcggcaaaaacctgcaaaccctgATTTTGGTGAAgccaaaacacccccccccacctGTTAAATGAAATTTGAAGGGATAATccagttaattaatcaatcaattaatggttttctttcatttatttttggtTTAAAGATTATTACCTTCATGAGGCTTTGCAAACTCTTCCCCCCAAAACATCCCAGGACCCTCCCCGTACCATGACAGACAATTTCCCCCACCCCATTAGAGACATGTAGTCCATTGAAATTGTAAAAACCAAGGGGATTAGGGGGTTGAGCCCCCAAATGAGTTGGTTAGCAAACTCAATTCCTCAAAAGAAGATTTCAAGTTCCCCTAAAACCAACCCCTCCCAACAGAGAACACCCCTACCCCCAAGTGTCTAATTGAAAATTTGAACTGGTAAACACAGATTGTCACTTTAATATTAACACAAAGGTGCATATTATGGGCCGACTCCACCCTGACATTGTTTTAGTCGGGGTGCTATAACATTTGAAGTGTTTGTGCTATACTAAAAGATAAGGTTTCAATATAAAGCTCTTACTAATAAGCTTTAAGTGGCTATATAATTTACCTATGTAGGTATAGTAATTTTAAAACaattcaacatttttgcaaaaaattctgcGCAAATGTCCGGGCTCCAGCCAAAAGACCAAAAAGTCACACAACGCATGGCCACATACACAAGCATGCACATCTAGGTTCCAAAGATGTAAATATAATTAACTTCACTCAAAATATCCAAGTAACCTAAATTAGTTCATTCGGTATAATTTATTGTTGAAGTATTATTTCCATCTAGAAACACTGCAATGTTaatattaaaacacattttttaaaagATGTAATTAATTTCACCCGAGAATCATCATTTCCTCCTTTCATGGCTCTTGTAGGGTCAGCTTATGTTGTACTGACTAGTGTCAAAATAGCTAAGCAACCTGAATTAGAAGTATTATTTCAATCCAGAAACACtgtaattttaagctattttagatATTAAAACACATTGAtagtaaatgtttcttgtaaaataAACTTGACTTTGATTTGAATTATGatatttgaatattattatttattattattatttgaatgcaATCCACTAATCCATTCTGGTTTAagccattttgaatgttattatacCAATAGACCTAATTACTTCTGACTTTAAAGTGCTATTAAACTAGAAACACTAATCAACAAACTTGTTAAAACTAGTTGAGGTTTGctgttgaacattttgaaatagaTCCAATCTTCATTCATGAAAgctttataatatttttgacaaactccggacgatcctgtataaataagaattggatattttgaaattttctaTGATTTTTGACGCGGTGTTTTTATAACCAAAAAACCAAAACACAACGATTTTATTTTACAACTGTGAGGGGCTATGCCTGTTTGTTATAACCAAGATACAAGGTAACACCAGCATGGCTGTCCAGCAGAGAACAGCAGGCATTTGAAACATcactttttgacctaaaaattaggaaaaatagaaaaataacgTTCTTTCTATTAAAAACTAGAAACACTGCAAATCCCTTTTTTCATGAAATATGACAAGTAATGTGTTAGCTATATACTGACAAAAAATGGATGTGAAAATACTAACTTCTACATGTTAGCAGTGCCATATGTCTTTGTTCTTGATTTTAAGAGTGTGTTTCAGAGGCGTTAAATTCACGAAAATCAAAGGTTTTGTAAAAaataatctagaaacacttagAATTTTTAATGCCCACCATTGATGTTGGTATACCTAAAGGTAGTCAGGGACTTCATATGAAACAAATTTGCCTACCCCCTTCTtccgaaatattttcaaatcgTATGGTGGTTAACTATATTTACacttaagatatgaccttgtgattcaaaagttgtaaaaaattataagtttctttttgagctcagtttattactAATATGTATATTCACCGTCATTGTCATGTATTATCACCCGAATTTCCCCAGTTCCAACTTGAATGTCACCACTCGTTATCCTGACAATAAGATCTTCGTccttttcaatcaaattatcaTCCACAATGTCGATGTCAACATATGACGTCACCTGTCCCTCCCTAAACATCACGATACGATCAGTAAACTTAGTGTAATCCCGAATGGCTTTTGCTTCTCCGTCTAGTGTGGATACACCTGGAACATGAATAAAGCAGTTGaagcaataatatgtgatttgcataaataatagattcgtatttaaatgttagttttcactgatcacattgtccctttttaatttcgagccaaacaaataagGTAATCGTAATATCGGGaaataagacgtaagacgaatagcgaaatGCACACAGTAtgcgtcactgattcaatgatacacatgagCTCACATACACGAAACGTGCTAACCATCACTCGATCagtgaactcggaataaaacaGGAGATCTCCGGTTGGAATATAAAAACCTAAATTTTAATGTAATTCAGGGACTTTAGGCTTAGCCTTTCACGTGGTAGACACTATTGGGCATTGAAataatgcaaaaagtagaaattcgagaaaaattgaggtcgtcgctgtggagcaaatcacataatGGCTTTAATAAAGCTGCTCAATGCGCGCTCCAAACGTTATCTATCACTGTCAGACCTGTAGCCATGatttgtgtggggtggggtggataGGGTTGCAGAACGTACACAATGAATGCAAAAAACACTTAAATGCATCGAAACTTTAGCTGTGGACTATACCCCCTGGAGTTTGTTGAtcctattttgaaaatgttccctTAAAAGTGACCCTGTGTGAAACTTCACGATAGAGTAGACATTTTGGTGGATATCGTGTGCATGACCAGGTCAAACCCAGCACTTCACATGCAACTACAAACCGCGGCTACGGGCCTGGTCCATGATGAAAAATACACAATGCATACACGCTAATCagagaggatgatttaagcacttcccaacaagtcttgcggttagcacagctgtgtgagtgaacatggcaccactgcccgcccactgcttacacacgtgcatggttaaatttgaatttggacagatatatttacaataaaaacaccttcaaaagttggtcgatttcacattttatgttatctacagaaggtgtgaattatccttcatgcatacatcactttagatctgaaatcgaccaagtaataatgacacccgggcaattctaaaacaacatcttttgtacagagttcaatgggatttgaaaaataaagtggcagttgaaactctagtgataacacttttacagtgcatgatggggcttccttaaatcatcctctgcacgCTAATTGAAAGGATGACTCTAAAACAGGACATGAACGCACCTGCCTATGGGTCCTAGTTTTTATGTCGGCGGATTGTGCTATATAAATCCGTTGCTCTTTATAATAATCTACATCTTTTTTACTCTTTTACTCATGTATTGAACTAAACATGTATGTAGACAACTTAGACAAAGAATGTCACTCACGTATGGTTGTAGCGGTCGCACATGAGTCTATAGAACGGCTGATTGGAATGCGCAGTGTTCCTATGGACTCTGTCGTATCCATTTGATCCGATTCAAATGAAAATGTACCTGAAAATGAACATAGTCAATTTTATGTTGTACTACTGATATTGAAGAATACGTTTACATTGTCACTTTACAACTTGTTTTTTCCAATCTTTTTTAAGTAGGTTACTGTTAATGGTCAAGATGAGTCATTAATTTTCATAACaattatattatgtatatatgTGCGTTCATTTAGTCCCTTAAAGTAACATTTGTGTCACTACATGGGTTGTGCTACATGACATATAGTTATTGCCATTGATTTGGCTAAAAAAGCTGTGAAATGTTACATATACTTTAAGGCacggtaaggggctgtgcaataattatgagccctgtttGGAGGGTAAAaaacatagggggggggggggcttgttgGCAAGTCGAGGGGAGCAAGAATTTCTTTTGGCAGGTAGAGAGAGGGACAAGCAATGTTTGGCAGGTTGAAGGGGGGGGGCAATGTCGGCATTGAAATTCTTCCCCGGGATCATAATTATTAcagatattttaaatttaaatgtaaaTTGAGCTATTTGGATCATCAAACATGTACATGCCCTCGTTAATATTCTTTTAATGTATCTTTTGAGttgtaaattgtataattatattctttgtaattctttataattatattcctttatgtattttgcagggccccgtgttagaccagcttcggctgaatcgggctaccctgggtaaacatgttgtaaataaataaataaataaataaataattaagatCTAAGTGCGTTTGTTATAAAATGTCCACGGACCAACTTGTGTCAGTTACCTATTTGATCTTGAATGGTAACAACTGCCACATTTCCAGGTTGTTCAATTGTACCAGAACCACTCAGTTTACTTAACGTCAACGAGAAAGTTTCAGACCCTTCCACGGCAGAATCTCCTACGATGTCAAAGGTCACGGATTCCACTTCCTGTTCACCTCTAAAGGTCACAATGGCGTCTGATGGCGAGAAATCCTGTGGGAAGGTTGCTCCAGTGTCTGATGTGGAAATGCCTATAATGACACATAGATGTTGTTAGGGATGCCCAGTTTTTACCAGTCAGGTATcgcccggggggtactcagtacaaatgaccatacggggacgtgccgcaaatatgggtagcattttcagccttttggtatatcaatgacccctttttcaaagcctattttggtatatgaatgggtccttttttcaaaattttcaaaatgttttcggaaaatagcccaatttttcgttaatttagccaaaattttgggaaaattggtaaaaactaggacaatttgggttaaattcggccgaaaattttgacttttggtatatcaatgggtccaaatttcttgaaaaattggtatatttatgggtccactttcaaattctcagcggcacgtccctaccaaaaccaaacttgagtacccccgggtatCGCTTTGCGTAGTTCATTGTGATCCAAGCTTTGTACTAATATTTTGTGAGTGTATTACctaattttggggtcaagtgttcAAAGGTAACCGATCTTTATCCTGGGTTGCCAGTATTCTTATGAAGTCAAAGTTTTGACCAAATATTTATAAGGTAGATCTTAATTGGGGCTCATTGATATTTCACATTAGAACTTTCATTCAAACTTACGTAAAGTTGTTCCTTCTCCAGCAAGCCCGGAACGTATGATATTGACACGTAATACACCGCAATTTTCACCGACTGTGTATTCAGGATTCTCAAAGCGGAATGTTTCGGCTAGAATTAAAGACATGATAATAGTGGGTGTATATTATTTACTTTTATGTCAAACATGGTACCCAGATTTCTCGTTAGCTGCAATAACTACATGATTGTCGCTAACTTAAACAGAGTTTGAAATATGATTTTTAAATTGATTAAATAGTTCAGCCGTGTCATCTTATTCCAATgttatcacggttgtttgattaaTATTTCTAGCAAAACATTACA
Above is a genomic segment from Amphiura filiformis chromosome 10, Afil_fr2py, whole genome shotgun sequence containing:
- the LOC140162202 gene encoding adhesion G-protein coupled receptor V1-like, giving the protein MFREGQVTSYVDIDIVDDNLIEKDEDLIVRITSGDIQVGTGEIRVIIHDNDGGYRFGSSRYEVPEPGQSVTITIEREGSIIEAAEARVETIPFKGDALATQDYTPISNHIVEFEASEAQATFIVTILDDELSENNEEFYVRIVSVTDGRVANPDEATVVILDDDSGRRTSGLSVEAIVGISVGGGVLIFILFITIVIGCCCVLNRRVPQIDPRAPLRYGRETAVTYNPYDVYFTPRDPLTYRR
- the LOC140161862 gene encoding sodium/calcium exchanger Calx-like; translation: MSLILAETFRFENPEYTVGENCGVLRVNIIRSGLAGEGTTLRISTSDTGATFPQDFSPSDAIVTFRGEQEVESVTFDIVGDSAVEGSETFSLTLSKLSGSGTIEQPGNVAVVTIQDQIGTFSFESDQMDTTESIGTLRIPISRSIDSCATATTIRE